The proteins below come from a single Osmerus mordax isolate fOsmMor3 chromosome 3, fOsmMor3.pri, whole genome shotgun sequence genomic window:
- the epn2 gene encoding epsin-2: MPSSTIRRQMKNMVNNYSDAEKKVREATSNDSWGPSSSLMSEIADLTYNVVAFSEIMSMIWKRLNDHGKNWRHVYKALTLLDYLMKTGSERVALQCKENIFAIQTLKDFQYVDRDGKDQGINVREKSKQLVVLLKDEDRLKGERSQALKTKERMAQVSTTGAAAQMGFGRGSSQPNLSTSYSEEYGKSEGSPASYHGSTSPAAGSELEQARPQTSGEEELQLQLALAMSREAAEQEERIRRGDDLRLQMALEESKKGPSTEPGSAKLAKKKKEPQSSLMDLMDVPEGEPRPEPWGAGAAAPDPWHSYGAAPKPAAPVDPWGPPSSSSAPPMKSSDPWGSSSASGPDPWNSNTGTGSFDLFGVSNGDGGGVSSVPSQSGGGGGSLSMDLFDPLPSSNATRKTPESFLGPNAALVNLDSLICKPPQPAPTINPFLASAGSAPAPAAQANPFQLSQPVPPTLNQLRVSPMPLGFGSMAEPLALSSLPPQPISMVPVGGRMMPGVGVPGALPASMSMPQPLMSSSLGPQGAQPPGTTNPFLL, from the exons ATGCCGAGCTCCACCATCCGGCGTCAGATGAAGAACATGGTCAACAACTACTCTGACGCCGAGAAGAAGGTTCGCGAGGCGACCTCCAACGACTCATGGGGCCCCTCGTCCTCGCTGATGTCGGAGATCGCCGACCTGACGTACAACGTGGTGGCCTTCTCTGAGATCATGAGCATGATCTGGAAACGCCTCAACGACCACGGCAAGAACTGGAGGCACGTGTACAAGGCCCTGACCCTGCTGGACTACCTGATGAAGACGGGCTCAGAGCGCGTGGCGCTGCAGTGCAAGGAGAACATCTTCGCCATCCAGACACTGAAGGACTTCCAGTACGTGGACCGGGACGGGAAGGACCAGGGCATCAACGTCCGGGAGAAGAGCAAGCAGCTGGTGGTGCTCCTCAAGGATGAAGACAGGCTCAAAGGAGAGAG gtccCAGGCGTTGAAGACCAAGGAGCGCATGGCCCAGGTGTCCACCACGGGAGCAGCTGCCCAGATGGGCTTCGGCAGGGGCTCGTCCCAGCccaacctctccacctcctACTCTGAGGAGTACGGCAAGTCAGAGGGCTCGCCTGCTTCCTACCACGGCT ccacGTCTCCCGCGGCGGGCTCGGAGCTGGAACAGGCTCGGCCCCAGAccagtggggaggaggagctgcagctgcagctggcCCTGGCCATGAGCAGAGAGGCTGcagaacag gaggAGCGTATACGTCGGGGGGATGATCTGAGACTACAGATGGCTCTGGAGGAGAGTAAGAAAGGACCTTCCACTGAACCTGGCTCTGCCAAACTggccaagaagaagaaggag CCTCAGTCTTCTCTCATGGACCTGATGGATGTTCCAGAGGGAGAGCCCAGGCCAGAgccctggggggcgggggcagctgCTCCAGACCCATGGCACTcctacg gtGCAGCTCCCAAGCCTGCAGCACCAGTGGACCCCTGgggacccccctcctcctcctctgctccccccatGAAGAGCAGCGATCCCTGGGGAAGCAGCTCTGCATCCGGCCCTGACCCCTGGAACTCCAATAcagggacag GTAGCTTCGACCTGTTTGGTGTGTCTAACG gtgatggtggaggtgtgtcATCCGTGCCCTcccagagtggaggaggagggggcagcctCAGTATGGACCTGTTTGACCCCCTGCCCAGCAGCAACGCCACACGCAAGACCCCTGAGTCCTTCCTGGGGCCCAATGCCGCCCTGGTCAACCTGGACTCCCTGATCTGCAAGcccccccagccagcccccACCATCAACCCCTTCCTGGCctccgcag gctccgcCCCCGCGCCGGCTGCCCAGGCCAATCCCTTCCAGCTCAGCCAGCCAGTCCCTCCCACCCTCAACCAGCTGCGCGTCAGCCCCATGCCCCTGGGCTTTGGAAGCATGGCGGAGCCCctggccctgtcctccctgcccccccagcccatCAGCATGGTGCCTGTGGGGGGCCGCATGATGCCAGGTGTGGGGGTGCCAGgggccctccctgcctccatgtCCATGCCCCAGCCCCTCATGAGCAGCAGCTTGGGCCCCCAGGGAGCCCAGCCGCCTGGAACCACCAACCCCTTCCtgctgtga
- the b9d1 gene encoding B9 domain-containing protein 1, giving the protein MAINNPSVFLLMINGQIEGANFPEYDDLYCKYCFVYGHDWAPTSGLEEGISQITSKGRESPHRLVWNFPLEITFKSTNPFGWPQVVVSVYGPDVFGNDVVRGYGAMHIPFTPGQHTRTIPMFVPESTSRLQKFTSWLLGRRPEYTDPKVVAQGEGREVTRVRSQGVVTLSFNIITKDMKRLGYDTTPTDGVHMHTASATQAAGQQLYSL; this is encoded by the exons ATGGCTATAAATAACCCATCGGTGTTTCTACTTATGATCAACGGACAAATTGAAGGAGCGAAT TTTCCAGAGTATGACGACCTGTATTGCAAATACTGCTTCGTCTACGGACACGACTGGGCTCCCACATCG ggCTTAGAAGAAGGCATTTCTCAGATCACCTCTAAAGGGAGAGAATCTCCTCATAGGCTGGTGTGGAACTTCCCTCTGGAGATTACCTTCAAGAGCACCAACCCCTTTGGct GGCCTCAGGTGGTGGTGAGCGTGTATGGACCTGATGTCTTTGGTAATGACGTGGTGAGAGGTTATGGAGCCATGCACATCCCGTTCACACCAGGACA acacacaagaACCATCCCCATGTTTGTTCCTGAGTCTACATCCAGGCTACAGAAATTCACTAG CTGGCTGCTGGGAAGACGTCCAGAGTACACAGATCCTAAGGTGGTGGCGCAGGGGGAAGGACGAGAAG tgacgAGGGTTCGCTCGCAGGGTGTCGTCACGCTGTCTTTCAACATCATCACCAAAGACATGAAGAGACTGGGCTATGACACGACACCTACAGACGgcgtgcacatgcacactgcTTCAGCAACACAGGCAGCAGGACAGCAGCTGTACAGCCTGTAA